The Streptomyces sp. NBC_01439 genome contains the following window.
AAGGTGGCCTCCTCGCCGACCTTCTTGGGGGTCTCGTCCGTGGTGACCTCGGCGGTGGGCCGGGTGTGGTCGACGCGGAAGTAGCACCAGGCCGTGTACGGGCTGGTCAGCTTCCCGTCGGTGGCCCGGGCCCGCCATGCGTACTGGCCGCCGTCCTTCAGCAGGTCGCGGGAGAAGACCGTGGCGGCCTGGGGGTAGGTGGACCACGAGGTCGTGACGTCGGTGCGCGCGCCCCCGTACGAGGTGTCCCACAGCTGGAACGTCGTCTGCAGCTGGGCCTGGGACGCCGAGGTGGCGGTGACCTTGGTCGTGACGTCGTCCAGGCCGATCCAGCCGGCTCCGGACCCCGCGTACGGGTCGGTGTAGCAGTCGGAGTACTGCTCCTCGCCGGCGAACCCGGGGGCCGGGCTGGTGAGGGGCGCCGTGACCTTGGGGGCCGCCGGGTCGGCGGCGGCCGAGGCCGGCGCGGCGGCGGCCAGGCCGAGCGCCAGCGACAGGGCCGCCGCGGGCAGGGCGCGCAAGGGCATTCTGGATGTCATGTGTGCGAAATCCCCCCTGGGATTAATGCTGTTGATCGGTCGGATCGGTCGCAGTCTTTCCGAAAGGGATAGCGGCTCGCACTGACATTTCAGCGGACGGGCGACTCGGGCCGGGCCGGGTCGGCCGGGTCAGTCCTGCGGGACGGCGCAGTAGCCGTCGGAGTCCCGCCAGAAGCTGTAGAGGTCGCGGCCGCAGTACGTCTCCAGGTCCGTCACACCGAGTGCAGACATCAGGCCGTCCACCGCGCCGAAGAAGAACGCGTTGACCCCCGGGATCCACAGCAGCGCGAACACGGCCAGCAGGCCGAACTGTGCCAGCGGCTCCATCTCGCGGCGCACCCGGTACGACAGCCAGGGCTCGATGACCCCGTAGCCGTCCAGGCCCGGTACCGGCAGGAAGTTCAAGATCGCTGCCGAGACCTGCAGCATGGCGAGGAAGGCGAGCGCGTAGCGGAACGCCAGCGGCACCCCGTCGAGGGCGTCCAGCCAGAACGGGGCCGTGCACACCGCGGCGAAGGCCACGTTGGTCAGCGGGCCCGCCGCCGAGATGAGGCTGTGCTTCCAGCGGCCCCGGATCCGGCTCCGCTCGATGAACACCGCGCCGCCGGGCAGGCCGATGCCGCCCAAGATCACGAAGATCACCGGCAGCACGATGCTGAGCAGTGCGTGCGTGTACTTGAGCGGATTCAGCGTCAGGTAGCCCTTGGCGCCCACCGTGAGGTCACCGCCGTGCAGGGCGGTGCGGGCGTGCGCGTACTCGTGCAGGCACAGCGAGACGATCCACGCCGACGTCACGAAGAGGAAAACGGCCAGTCCGGGGCTCGCCGCGTACCCCGTCCACACCGCCCAGCCGGTGACGGCCATGATCGCGAAGATGCCGAGGAATACCGAACTGATCTGCCGCTCTCCGCGGCTGCCCTGATGACCCATGCGGGCAACCTATCCCGCAGGCCGAACGGAAAACGGTGCGGGTCCCGGGCCGGGTACGGGGACAATGGGCCGGTGCGTTACGCGATCCTCGGAACCGCCCAGGCCATCCACGACGACGGGAGCCCCGTCGCCGTCGGCGGAGCACGCCTGCGGGCGCTCCTGACAGCGCTCGCGCTGCGACCGGGGCGGGTGGTGCCCGCTCCGCTGCTCGTCGCCGAGGTGTGGGACGGCGATCCGCCGGCCGACGCGGTGGCGGCCCTGCAGGCGCTGGTCGCCCGGCTGCGGCGGGCGCTCGGGCACACGGCCGTGCGGTCCGCCGAAGGCGGCTACCAACTGGTCGCCGAGCGGGAGGACGTCGACCTGTACCGCTTCGAGCGGCTGGTCCGGGCCGGCGGCCGGGCGCCGGACCCGGCCGAGGCCGCGGCCCTGTACGAGGAGGCCCTCGCCCTGTGGCGCGGACCGGCCCTCGCCGACCTGCCGGACCCGGCTGCGGAGGCCGCGCGCTGGGAGGCCGTACGGATGGATGCGCGCCGGGGTCGGCTCGCGGCGGCCCTGGCCATGGGCGAGGCGGAGCGGTGCCTTCCGGAGCTGACCGCACTGTGCGCGCAGCAGCCGCTGGACGAGTCGTTGCACGCCCTGCGCATCCGGGCCCTGCGCGACGCGGGCCGCCCGGCGGAGGCGCTGGCCGAGTACGACAGCCTGCGCCGGGAGCTGTCCGACCGGCTCGGCACCGACCCGGGCCCGGAACTGCGGGCCCTACACGCCGAACTGCTGACCTCGGACGCGCAGCCGCCGACCACCGCGGCCACCGCCGCTACCGCCACGGCCAGCGCGGCTACCACCGCGGCCGTCGGCGGCGCGCCCCCGGCCGCCCCCGCCCCCGTCCCCGCCCCCACCCCCGCGTCCGCGGGAAACCTTCGGGCGCGCCTGACCACCTTCGTCGGCCGTGAGGACGACATCCGCACCATCGGGGACGACCTCGCGCGGGCCCGCCTCGTCACGCTCCTCGGACCCGGCGGCGCCGGCAAGACACGGCTGTGCCAGGAGGCCGCCGAAGCCCAGGACGAGAGCGCCTGGCCCGATGGCGTCTGGCTCGTCGAGCTCGCTCCCATCGACGGCCCCGGCGACCCGGAAGACGTCGCCGAAGCCGCCCTCGCCGCGCTCGGGGCCCGGGAGACCAAGCTGCGCGGCGCCGCCGCCGACGAACTGCGCGCCTTCACCGAACGCGCCGGGGACGACCCCCTCGACCGGCTCGCCGAGCACTGCGCACGACGCCGGCTCCTGCTGCTGCTCGACAACTGCGAGCACGTCATCGACGCGGCCGCCGCCCTCGCGGAACGCCTCCTCACGCACTGCCCCGACGTCCGGATCCTGGCCACCAGCCGCGAACCCCTCGGCGTCCCGGGGGAGTCCCTGCGCCCGGTGGAACCGCTGCCCGATCCGATCGCGCTGCGGCTGCTCGGTGACCGGGGGGCCGCAGCCCGCGCCGGGTTCACCATCGAGGAGGACCCGGCCGCGGCCGCCGAGATCTGCACCCGCCTCGACGGTCTGCCGCTGGCCATCGAGCTGGCCGCCGCCCGGCTGCGGCTGCTCACCCCGCGCCAGATCGCCGACCGCCTCGACGACCGCTTCCGCCTCCTGACCAGCGGTGCCCGTACCGTCCTGCCCCGCCAGCAGACCCTGCGCGCGGTCGTCGACTGGTCCTGGGAGCTGCTCGACGAAGCCGAACGCACCGTCCTGCGCCGGCTGTCCGTCTTCGCCGGCGGCTGCGACCTCGCCGCCGCCGAGGCCGTCTGCGCCGACCCCGCCCGCGAAGCCTCGTACGACCCCGCCGGCCCCGCCCGCGACGCCTCGTACGACCCCGCCGACGTCCTCGGCTCCCTCGTCGACAAGTCCCTCGTCGTGGCCACCCCCGGATCCGACGGCCGCGGCATGCGCTACCGCCTGCTGGAGACGGTCGGCGAGTACGCCGCCGAACGCCTCGCCGAGGCCGGCGGCGACCGCGAGGCCACCGAGCACCGCCACCTCGTCCACTACCGGGAGCTCGCCCGCACCACCGAGCCGCTGCTGCGCGGCCACGGCCAGCGGGCGGCCACCGACCGGCTCGACACCGAGTACGAGAACGTGCGCACCGCCCTGCGCCGGGCCGTCGCCGTCCGCGACACCGACGAGGTCCTGTGCCTGGTCCACGCGCTCGGCTGGTACTGGCACATGCACGACCTGCGCTCCGAGTCCCGGCACTGGGCCGAGGCCGCCGCCGCCCTCGGCCCCAACCCCTTCGAACCGCCCTTCGTCCCCGCCGAGCCCGTCTACGAACGGCTCGTCGACACGCCGCCGCCCTACTCCGCCGAAACGCGGACCGAGGGCTGGCGCGCCCTCAACCTGGTTCTGCTGGCTTCCCGCGACCAGACCAACGAGACCTGGAACACCCCCTCGGTCCGCGCCCTGATCGACGGGGTCCTCGCGACCTACCGGCCCGGACTGCCGCAGACCTGCCGGACCCCCGCCTCCCTGTGGATCTACGCCGTCATGATCGCCGGCGACCCCGGGTTGCTCCAGCGGGTCGTCGACGCGACCGTCGCGACCGCCCGCGAGCTCGGCTACCGCTGGGAACTGGCCTCCGCGCTCCAGCTGCGCGCCAACATCCTCGCGAACCGGGCCGACTGGGCCGGGGACGCCTCGCGCGACGCCGACGAGAGCCTGGCCCTGTTCCGCGAACTCGGCGATGCCTGGGGCTGCGCCGAGGCGCTGTCCGCCCGCGCCGAGGCCCGGGAGAAGCGCGGCGAGTACGCACTGGCCGCCCGCGACTACCAGGAGGCCATCGCCTACGCCGAACGCCTCGGCGCCATGGCCCAGGTGACGGTGCTGCGCGTACGGATGGCCGGGACGCTGACCGAGGCCGGCCGGATCGAGGAGGCCGAGCAGATCCTCACCGAGATCACCGCGACGGTGCAGCGGTACGGCAACGAGGCCATGCCCGCCGCCCGGATGTTCTTCGCGGGCATCCTCGGCCGTACGGGACGGATCTCCGAGGCGCGCGACCAGCTGCAGATGCTGCGGGACGAGTTCGCCTTCGGCGCGTTCGCCATCTTCGACGGCTTCCTGCTCGCCACGATGGCCTGGCTCGACAACCGGCAGGGGCTGCACGAGGACGCCCTCGACCGGCTGCGCCGGGGCATGGTCACCGTCATCGACCCGATGGCGCGGATGGTGGCCCCGCAGATGCCCGCTGTCTACCTGCTGATAGCGGCCCTCTCGCTGGTCTCGCTCGGCGGCCCGCGCCGGGAGTACGACGCCGCCAGGCTGTTGGGCGCCTACCGGGCGCAGCTGCCGCCCGCGCACTTCCCGGTCACGACGGAGCGCGAGGACCACGCCCTCGCGCAGGAGCTGGCCCGGGCCGCGCTGGGCGACGCCGGCTATGAGAAGGCGTACGCCGAAGGCGGTGGCCTCTCCCTGGAGGAGGCCACCGCCCTCATCTGATCCGGCCCCCGGCCGGTGCCCGTCCGGGACGCGATCCGAACGGATCGGTCCGCGGATCAGGTCTTCTGGCGGAACTTCCGTACCGCGAGCGGCATGGTGACCGCGGTGATGGCCAGCGACCAGATCAGGGTCATCCACACCGAGTCGCCGACCGGAAGGCCGTTGATCAGGGCGCGGGCCGCGTCGGCCAGGTTCGACAGCGGGTTGTAGTCCGTGAAGGACTGCAGCCAGCCCGGCATCGTGGTGGGCGGGGCGAAGATCGAACTGCCGAACTGCAGCGGCATCAGGACCATCATCGCCATGCCCTGGACGGCCTGCGGGGTCTTCAGGGTGAGGCCGAGGAGGACGAAGATCCACATCAGCGAGGCGCCGAAGACGGCCGACAGCCCGATGGCGAGGAACAGGCCCAGCACCGGACCCTTGATCGACAGGCCGAGCAGGAAGCCCACGGCGAGCAGGATGGCGATGGCCACCATCATCCGGCCGAGCTCGACGACGATCTTGGCGATGAGCACCGACGACCGGGCGATGGGCATCGACCGGAACCGGTCCATGACGCCCTTTTTGAAGTCGTCGTTGACCCCGGTGCCGACACCCATGGCGATGTTCATGCCCATCATGGCCATGAGGCCCGGGACCACGTAGTTGACGTACTCCGCCTGGTTCCCCTTGCCGGAGATCGCGCCGCCGAAGACGAACACGAACAGCAGCGTGAAGATGATCGGCATGAACACGACGTCGAACATCGACTCGGGATCCTGCTTGATCTGCAGGGCGTTGCGGCGTACCAGGGCGCCGATGTGCCGCAGGTTGCCCCGCAGGCCGATCCGGCCCTCGCCGTGCGGGGCGGCCACCGGGGCCGGACCGGGCGCGGTGGGGGCGGGCTTCGTCGTGGTTACGGTGCTCATGCCGCGACCTCCTCGGTCTTCTCGGTGGGAACGCCCGCAGGTGTCGTCGCCTCGGCGGAGACGGGCTTCTGGCCGGTGATGGCCAGGAACACCTCGTCGAGGCTGGGCAGGTAGGTGCCGAGGTCGGCGATGGCGTACCCGCGGGCGGCCAGCAGGCCGACGACGGCCGTCAGCTGCTCGTCGCTCAGGATCGGGACCAGCAGCACGCCCTCGTCCGGTACGGCCTGGCTGCCGGCCACTCCGTCCAGTCCGGTCTCGGCCAGCGCGCGGGCCATGCCCGGCAGGTCCGAGGCGTCCACGGGGCGGATCCTCAGGGTGCGGCCGCCGACGCGCGCCTTCAGCTCGTCGACCTTGCCGTTGGCGATGACCTTGCCGCGGTCGATGACCGTCAGCTCGCTGGCGAGCTGCTCGGCCTCCTCCATGTACTGGGTGGTGAGCAGCACCGTGGCGCCCTCGGCGACCAGGCGCTGGACCTCGTCCCACACCTCGTTGCGGGTGCGGGGGTCGAGACCGGTGGTCGGCTCGTCCAGGTACAGAACGGCCGGATTGCCGATCAGCGAGGCGGCGAGGTCGAGCCGGCGGCGCATGCCTCCGGAGTAGTTCGCGGCGGCCTTCTTGGCCGCCTCGGTCAGCGAGAACCGCTCCAGCATCTCGTCCGCGCGGCGGCGGGCGTCCTTGCGGGAGAGGTCGAGCAGCCGCCCGATCATGTAGAGGTTCTCCCAGCCGGAGAGCTTCTCGTCGACCGAGGCGTACTGACCGGTGAGGCCGATGGTGCGGCGCAGCTGCCGTGGCTGGCGGACCACGTCGAAGCCGGCGACGGTCGCCGTGCCGGCGTCCGGGACGATCAGGGTGGAGAGGCAGCGCACCAGCGTGGTCTTGCCGGCACCGTTGGGGCCGAGGACCCCGAGGACCGTGCCCTCCGGTACGTCCAGGTCGACACCGTCGAGGGCCTTGGTCTCGCCGTAGTGCTTGACGAGCCCCCGTA
Protein-coding sequences here:
- a CDS encoding site-2 protease family protein, with the protein product MGHQGSRGERQISSVFLGIFAIMAVTGWAVWTGYAASPGLAVFLFVTSAWIVSLCLHEYAHARTALHGGDLTVGAKGYLTLNPLKYTHALLSIVLPVIFVILGGIGLPGGAVFIERSRIRGRWKHSLISAAGPLTNVAFAAVCTAPFWLDALDGVPLAFRYALAFLAMLQVSAAILNFLPVPGLDGYGVIEPWLSYRVRREMEPLAQFGLLAVFALLWIPGVNAFFFGAVDGLMSALGVTDLETYCGRDLYSFWRDSDGYCAVPQD
- a CDS encoding AfsR/SARP family transcriptional regulator, with protein sequence MRYAILGTAQAIHDDGSPVAVGGARLRALLTALALRPGRVVPAPLLVAEVWDGDPPADAVAALQALVARLRRALGHTAVRSAEGGYQLVAEREDVDLYRFERLVRAGGRAPDPAEAAALYEEALALWRGPALADLPDPAAEAARWEAVRMDARRGRLAAALAMGEAERCLPELTALCAQQPLDESLHALRIRALRDAGRPAEALAEYDSLRRELSDRLGTDPGPELRALHAELLTSDAQPPTTAATAATATASAATTAAVGGAPPAAPAPVPAPTPASAGNLRARLTTFVGREDDIRTIGDDLARARLVTLLGPGGAGKTRLCQEAAEAQDESAWPDGVWLVELAPIDGPGDPEDVAEAALAALGARETKLRGAAADELRAFTERAGDDPLDRLAEHCARRRLLLLLDNCEHVIDAAAALAERLLTHCPDVRILATSREPLGVPGESLRPVEPLPDPIALRLLGDRGAAARAGFTIEEDPAAAAEICTRLDGLPLAIELAAARLRLLTPRQIADRLDDRFRLLTSGARTVLPRQQTLRAVVDWSWELLDEAERTVLRRLSVFAGGCDLAAAEAVCADPAREASYDPAGPARDASYDPADVLGSLVDKSLVVATPGSDGRGMRYRLLETVGEYAAERLAEAGGDREATEHRHLVHYRELARTTEPLLRGHGQRAATDRLDTEYENVRTALRRAVAVRDTDEVLCLVHALGWYWHMHDLRSESRHWAEAAAALGPNPFEPPFVPAEPVYERLVDTPPPYSAETRTEGWRALNLVLLASRDQTNETWNTPSVRALIDGVLATYRPGLPQTCRTPASLWIYAVMIAGDPGLLQRVVDATVATARELGYRWELASALQLRANILANRADWAGDASRDADESLALFRELGDAWGCAEALSARAEAREKRGEYALAARDYQEAIAYAERLGAMAQVTVLRVRMAGTLTEAGRIEEAEQILTEITATVQRYGNEAMPAARMFFAGILGRTGRISEARDQLQMLRDEFAFGAFAIFDGFLLATMAWLDNRQGLHEDALDRLRRGMVTVIDPMARMVAPQMPAVYLLIAALSLVSLGGPRREYDAARLLGAYRAQLPPAHFPVTTEREDHALAQELARAALGDAGYEKAYAEGGGLSLEEATALI
- a CDS encoding ABC transporter permease; the protein is MSTVTTTKPAPTAPGPAPVAAPHGEGRIGLRGNLRHIGALVRRNALQIKQDPESMFDVVFMPIIFTLLFVFVFGGAISGKGNQAEYVNYVVPGLMAMMGMNIAMGVGTGVNDDFKKGVMDRFRSMPIARSSVLIAKIVVELGRMMVAIAILLAVGFLLGLSIKGPVLGLFLAIGLSAVFGASLMWIFVLLGLTLKTPQAVQGMAMMVLMPLQFGSSIFAPPTTMPGWLQSFTDYNPLSNLADAARALINGLPVGDSVWMTLIWSLAITAVTMPLAVRKFRQKT
- a CDS encoding ATP-binding cassette domain-containing protein, which translates into the protein MTRNDNKPNAVEVRGLVKHYGETKALDGVDLDVPEGTVLGVLGPNGAGKTTLVRCLSTLIVPDAGTATVAGFDVVRQPRQLRRTIGLTGQYASVDEKLSGWENLYMIGRLLDLSRKDARRRADEMLERFSLTEAAKKAAANYSGGMRRRLDLAASLIGNPAVLYLDEPTTGLDPRTRNEVWDEVQRLVAEGATVLLTTQYMEEAEQLASELTVIDRGKVIANGKVDELKARVGGRTLRIRPVDASDLPGMARALAETGLDGVAGSQAVPDEGVLLVPILSDEQLTAVVGLLAARGYAIADLGTYLPSLDEVFLAITGQKPVSAEATTPAGVPTEKTEEVAA